The region TGCGTTGGCTATCGCTTACAGCGGGGCGTTCTACTATTTCGAGTTGTTCTCGGTGGCTGTCTTTACCATCGAGTATCTTGGTCGCGTCTGGTCAGCTGTCGATAACCCTGCCTACGAGGGGCCAATCACTGGGCGACTCGAGTTTGCGTCGCGCCCACTGCTAATCGTAGACTTTCTGGCAATCATCCCCTTCTATTTGACAGTAGTAGGAGTACAAGCAGATCTACGGTTCCTCCGAGCCCTCCGGCTTATTCGTCTCTTTCGACTGTTGAAGCTCGCCCGGTACTCAACAGCGATGCAATCGTTTGGGTTGGTTATCGAAGAGAAAAAAGAGAAGCTTATACTGGCATTCTCAGCGAATTTACTACTGTTAGTCATTGCCTCGAGTGCAATGTATTACATCGAAAACCCCCACCAACCAGAGGCTTTTTCGTCGATTCCGCAGGCGTTCTGGTGGGGTGTTGCAACACTGACGACAGTTGGCTACGGTGACGTTCATCCGATCACTCCACTAGGACAGTTCGTTGGTGCAGTTGTTGCAATGTTGGGTATCGGTCTCTTTGCACTCCCTGCATCAATCCTTGCCTCCGGGTTTATTGAACAAGCTGAAAATGATGAGAAATCCGCCGACTACTGCCCCCATTGTGGAGAGAAGATCGAGTAGAGTTATGAAAACTCTCGCTTGAGAGCTTCTTTTGCAATCTCTGGTTCTAATACCTCGGAGCCATAGAACACCGATAATGGAAGCTCATATCCTTCTTCGGCATATGTCTCAATCCAATATTCTGCAAATTGTTTGAGATCACTTGCCTTTACTAGACGAATATCGATACCACCGACTTGCATTTCGAGTTTCTTTGCGTTCTGCTTTGCGTTGTCCGTGAAATCAGGTGCAATGATAAGGAACCATTCGACCTGATGTTGTTGGCTTTTTGTATCGATATAGTTCTTGATCTTACTTTGTGTATTGCTCCCTAGTTTGAACTTGTTGATACGCCGCTTGTTGTCCCATAAGAGCCATTTCCCATCCTGTTCAATCTCTCCATCTGCAACAATCCCACTCGCCTTCTGGCCCAGAAGTTCTGTTCCATCGACATTGAATATCTCTTTGAAAATCTCACTCGTTGCCTGTTCAAATAGCATATCCATCTTTCTAGATGGATCATCTTCGTCAACGACCTGCTGTAGCTGTGGTGGGATTCTCTCGACATTTCCATCTGAGATATCCTCATAACACTTCAAGAAGAGTTCTGCAGCAGCTTCCTCATCATCGGTTGTGATCTGTTTTTGTGATTGCTCGAAATACTCGATGGTCGCTTCAATCATCTCGTCGGTTTTTTGCTTGTGAGCGTCCAGACTATACTCGTCAACGATTCCTTTCAATTCCTTTTTAGTTAGTCCCTCTGCGAGCAACTGACTCGGAAAAATGCCAGCCTTGACGAGACTCTCGCGGCGCTTATCGTTGCGGCCTTTGGTTCCTGTCTCGACACCGAACGTGTTCCGAGCATCTACAAGCGTTTTCTGTTTGTCGAATGGTTCCAGTGTCTCGAGCATCTGTAGATAATTCTCCTCAGACATCTCATAATAGAGCCAGTCCCGGATATAGTCGATATAGTCCTCAGGAATGCCAACTAATTCGTTTGTATCCTCGGTGTTGACTTCATAGATGATGGCCTGTTCTTGCAACGACCATAGGCCCTTCTCAATCGTATCTAACGCATGCTCAGGCTTCTCCGAGCGAGAAACTTTTGGGAACCGTCCAATTGCTGAAAGTCGTTTAAAGAAATCAAACCAAGTATAGTATTCGTGTTTCTTTTCCTTGGCCCTGTTGTGGAGTTCGAAGTAACTATAGACCATATGGAGTTCGGAATCGTACACATCTGAGCCATAGTCAACTGCTGCCTTCGCAAGGTGGAGCAGTTCATCACTATCATCAAAATCGTCCTCACTATAGTCATTGATGAGGTCCTGCTGCCAAGATTGGACACTCTCAAGTAGAATCTCCTTTTCCATGTTAAAATCCAGTTGTTGAATTAGTGTGCGGAGAATCCCATATCGAATCACCAAGGCCTGATAAGAAGAGTCGTTGACTGAGTCGAGTCGTGGTGGTGTAAAATTATTGAGTTCAGCATCCAATCGCGTGTCCTCCGCTAATGCTGGAACATATGTCTCGAAATATCGCTCGCGGTTATCGAAACCGTCGTGTTTGAACGATTCTGGATCAAACGATTCGGTTTTTTCCTTAGTCCTATCCTTGAGAAACCGTTTTCGCTCATAACTATTCCATTGAGTATCAATCAAATCACGTAATTTCATATGAATAAGACAATCAGGGACATACACACAGATATAACTTATTGTCTATTTGATTGCTTAGTCTACTGAATTGGAATCTAACCTCGAGTTTACACTCTCAAAAGGATAACAAGCCATTCTGGTAGCTCCACTAATTGTTTAAGATCCATCTAATTCTACGATTCACTCCACAGTCGTCTTGTCGAATACAACTCCAAACCGGTAGACGTCTCATCGTCCTCGAGATCGAGGAATACCACCAATCCGTATCGGCTTCAGAGCTTTCCCTCAAGCAGTGCTATGTCCAATGCGGTC is a window of Natronolimnobius sp. AArcel1 DNA encoding:
- a CDS encoding ion transporter encodes the protein MSVGRYSATRRWTWELFEPDLGGKLGYYTDWFIMTLIAVNVAMVILETVDALAIAYSGAFYYFELFSVAVFTIEYLGRVWSAVDNPAYEGPITGRLEFASRPLLIVDFLAIIPFYLTVVGVQADLRFLRALRLIRLFRLLKLARYSTAMQSFGLVIEEKKEKLILAFSANLLLLVIASSAMYYIENPHQPEAFSSIPQAFWWGVATLTTVGYGDVHPITPLGQFVGAVVAMLGIGLFALPASILASGFIEQAENDEKSADYCPHCGEKIE